The genomic region AGCTGACCTAGTTCAGTGGACAGAGCTGCAGTCGTCTCCAGCAGGATAACACAATTGActcttacaaaaaataaaaacgaatGGAAGAACCTTCATTATCACAATTAAATGATATTGTCtcatctttttttcagttttgcaaACAGCTTCGCGATCCAGTACCATGGAATCAAATCACATCCTCAAACTGGTAAGACACACTTCAACACTTAGAGTAGATTTTTTGTAGTAGTCTTCTGTGCACTCCGTCCAGAAAGTGATAAATtcactgtgtgtgactgaggTGCCATAATATAAGAAATAATAGATTTCTCTGCTTATACATTCATCAacaagttgtttttatttgttctcCATTCTCCGTAGACTTCCCTgagtgggatcaataaagtttatcttgcCTGTCTTCGTTTTAGGGAGCCAAAGATGGAAGAATCTTCAATGAGCAGAACTTTCTGCAGAGAGCTGCGAAACCTGCGTCTGGTGAGGATTTAGTGTGTTTCACCTCCAAAACAACACTTATTTTACTTCCAAATGTAATGTCCCTGATGAAAGAGTGATGGTTTTCTGTCTGCAGTCGTACCATGACTGTAATTGTTCTGATCATAACTTTATGGTCCTGTGTGTAGGatctagtggcatctagcagtgaggttgcaaaaCAGAAACTTcttccatgtgccaagcgtgtaggagaacaaAGGTGGCCGACGCAAAAACGCTAATGGCTCTATCAACAGCCAGAGTTTATTTGTCTGGtctactgtaaaaacaatatGGTGGACTTGGATctgctccgtatgtagatataaaaggTTCACTACaagtgaacaaaaacacaatttttatttttaggtgattgtACAcgaattaaaacacatttatgaaTATAATATGTAATGTCTACCAAtatatgcccctaaatcctccacacttaaaaagaagtacattttgttaaaacaaaGGTAGTGGCAGTATTTTGTCACAGTCGACTGCTTCAGTGTTTATGTTGGCTGTTTAAACAGGTGATGAACAGAaaccagtcagaggcagaacaAGTAGACAGTGAGAAGTGTTCTGGCAGTTTGTCACATGATCTAATTTCACAATAtcacataaaaatatctttcaTAATCCGTTCAGAGGAAAGCAGAAGTGGACAACATTGTATTCAACAGAAGTATTGACATGCACTCTGGGAGTAAATTAAAGGTGGAGTCAGCAGTTTTAgagtttttttaatctttaaactcAGCACCCAAACAAATACACCCCTCCTATCAGTGTTCCTCTGTTTTACATTCATGGTCTTTTCCGTGTCTTGCGTACGACCACCAACACCTCCCATTGCTGATTGGCCGGAAAAGTTTTGTGAAGCTCAGTCCGAGCCACTTTAAATGTCTCATTTACAGAGGCAGGGCTGTGTGATTAGAATCgctgactgcacctttaaactTATAATCCTTCTTAGATGCAACCCTGGTTTATCAGGAGTGTAACGTTACACATGTACCACATACGATAATTGAATCATATTGTGTCTTTCTAGTGGAAAAGtggatcaaacaaaacaagatggaTTTTCTCGGGATTCCGTCCTGTGTTGGCTTTGGTCTCCATGCAGAGTCCTACAGGTGTGAATATTTACATGGTATATCAAAGACATTAACATTAACTTTGGGTTCttctttaaggttttttttttttttttttggtaggtTTCTGATTTTCCCCAACATGGGCCAGTCTCTTCAGTCCATCATGGAGGAAGAAAATGAGCTTCTGTCGGAGAAAGCTGTCCTTCAGCTCGCCTGTAGAATAGTGAGTGTAAACTCATAGATGTTTTTTCAgacaatatttttaattttaatcagGATCCAGAACTCTTAAAGAGCTGCGATTCCCCCTCAGTTCATAAATGGCAACATTCCTTCTCCTTGCAGTTGGATGTGCTGCAGTATATCCATTCAAACGAGTATGTTCATGCTGATATTAATGCAGAACGCATTTACATCCAACCAGGACAGAAATCTCAGGTGAgcaatattaatattaataagtTCAGACTAATCTGTCGGTGTCCATGATTCAGATGTGTTTTACATTCACAGctctttgcttgtgtgtgtgtctgtgtgggtagGTATACCTAGTAGGATACTGCCATGCCTTCAGGTACTGTCCTGGGGGACATGTAGAGTACCGTGAAGCCAGCAGAACACCACACGAGGGCACCGTGGAGTTCATCAGCCTGGACGCACATAAGGGAGCAGGTGAGTCACTCCTGTAGTTCACTGATTCCTTTTTCCCACTAACGTCAGCAAATCAGACGCCATTTCGCTCTATAAGCTCCCATAAACCAAACAGtaccacatttatttttgtctttccaTGAGGAGCACCTGCACTCCTCCCACACTCCATCTGTCTGCACATACAGGCTTTACATAACAACACTGATcgggttttttttattgattgtgACATCTTTAGTGTAAAAAGTGTGGATTGTCTTGTGGTGTTGATGTATCAGGGTAAAAGTAGGAGAGAGAACAGATGTTGTCATCACTCTGTGTGTTCTCCTCTCAGCTCCGTCTCGACGCAGTGACCTGCAGTCACTGGGTTACTGCATGCTGCGTTGGCACACGGGGACGCTGCCATGGTCTCCTCTCACTCAACCAGACCAGGTGGCCAAGGAGAAACAGAGGTGAGAAAAAGGTTATCATCAGTGGGATACTGAATCACCACAGAAAGAGTGAATTGTGTCGACATGCCTGCATGACATAAACCTGTATGATTAAAGCAGCTACAAAGAGTTTTTAACTCGTCATGAAACACTTTCAATTTATTACTGATGCCTCTGTATGACATGACATCTGGGTCTGATTCTTTGCGAAATCAGACAAAACACTTTATGGCACGCAGACAGGAAGAGcgtatgtttatattttttgggCAAAGTTTTGCAGTGAGCAGTATGTTAGCCAGTTAAAAGGAAGCAGGAGGAGATTTTTCCTCGGAGAATTGAATTTTTAACGTTATATTTGAGGTTATTGGTGAGACTTGGGCAGAATCAGCAGAGATAAAAAGAGTACAGGTGGTCGGTCATTAAACAGATGGAGAGAATTGTGTGATTTTAAAGGATTCAGCACCGATCCTGAATTTGCCCTTTTcttcagagacagaaaaatgtctCTATGAATTCCGTTGTGAGATGggattttacatcaataaatgAATTATGTTGGTGGCTAAAACAAACTTTACTCTGTTTCACCATCGTCATATTATAGATATTAATCTCCAGTGTGATCTTGTCTGATGCAGGGGGGCGGATAGATCATGATGCAGAAGGGTCGGCTCTAAGggtggttgggtttgggcaacaaaactacttggtcaggtttaggaaaacattgGGATTGATGTTAGTCACGTCAGTCGACTTGTGATTAACAACTGACGTGTGACAAAACAACTAAACGCTGACTTTTAGtctcacacaggacatgaacactgaTCTCCTGGGTCGAAGTCTGTGCTTGTTGGGGCAGTCCACCCCCCCTCTTGCCCACCCTAAGTGAACGTTAATGCGCTTTATATTGCATATGTTGCATTGAACGTCTAGTAATGACGCAGATGGGTTAACATTGGAGCTGATTTAAAGCCCAGTGCGTCTCATCAGGTGCTAAAGGATGTCGTGCTGGTGATACTGCCCAGGTGGTGTATTTTGATGACCGGGGAATGAGACTAGGCTATAATCTTACACAGCCACAAATAGGTATGTTACATCATCGCTATGaagatgtgattaaaaaaataaaaacagtattaAAAATAAGTTGCATCCTTCTTTTACCCGCCGCCAAAACAAACGCATGTGTAAGCCTGATCAAGATCTTTACGACAAGAGGCGGTGGTGCTCATGCAAACGCTTTTCTCCACAGGGGCTGCAAAAGTCAACACACAATGAAACCTTGTTGTGGTTGCTTTAAATCAGTAGTACAATAccaagaaaatgcaaattactCAGTGAAGTTCTCATTGTAGATACATGGAGGACGTCCCTGCACTGTTGAGTCACTGCTTTGGGAAGAGGAGAGTCTCCAGTGAGTTAAAATGTTCGTTGCATAACACATTAACAAGTGTGTGATTATGAGCCCTCTGCTGATataagtctgtgtgtgtaatggtGCAGGTGCCTTTCAAACGTACCTGACTGAAGTGATGACTCTGCAGTACTCTGAGCAGCCGGACTACTCAGCGCTGAAGGCCAGACTCAGTGCTGCTCTACTGAAGCTCGGGGGATCACTGGAGCAGCCGCTTAGTTTTTAGGTGAGGACATGTGAAAGACGCCGTTAAGATATTGTtactttacatttcacatttactgctgcagctcctctcttACATTAAATACTGACAGATTTTATTCAGTACACATATAGTTCAGGAAAGTGACAGGACTTTGGAAAGTGAGGGATAAA from Epinephelus moara isolate mb chromosome 1, YSFRI_EMoa_1.0, whole genome shotgun sequence harbors:
- the vrk3 gene encoding inactive serine/threonine-protein kinase VRK3, whose amino-acid sequence is MPFHFCPQCGTKLKPDFKFCPSCGEKLPCLVDESGPVSSTASLSLYPPRREETAISLVKSSLALSTSYEPTGSTATPRPALKKTRNSLRLDREVEINIKDATSPMVPYSTSPVKDDRIKDNGVGFGGTPQKQPTVTFKLNTGKEPALKSSPVQKSPRTVRGKAKLSSPAKQIEERQRLTEKTCGKAEESKVDSSQVVIPSPHSSPNSKSPSKALGKGRAKKAKHAPAVEPLQEGEEVTDTTGKKWKLGTLLSQSTSELIYEVLQTASRSSTMESNHILKLGAKDGRIFNEQNFLQRAAKPASVEKWIKQNKMDFLGIPSCVGFGLHAESYRFLIFPNMGQSLQSIMEEENELLSEKAVLQLACRILDVLQYIHSNEYVHADINAERIYIQPGQKSQVYLVGYCHAFRYCPGGHVEYREASRTPHEGTVEFISLDAHKGAAPSRRSDLQSLGYCMLRWHTGTLPWSPLTQPDQVAKEKQRYMEDVPALLSHCFGKRRVSSAFQTYLTEVMTLQYSEQPDYSALKARLSAALLKLGGSLEQPLSF